A stretch of Brachyhypopomus gauderio isolate BG-103 chromosome 3, BGAUD_0.2, whole genome shotgun sequence DNA encodes these proteins:
- the LOC143510001 gene encoding BOLA class I histocompatibility antigen, alpha chain BL3-7-like isoform X4 produces the protein MVEVCFSMDHINRIMKALLSIAFSFHQVSAATHTLHYIYTAVITGKNSPELSAVGLVDGDQFMYYDSNISKYIPKTEWIKKIDDHDLYWIKQRTHEIFQDNLREDYISPIKGVHRVQVMYGCELDDDATKRGYIQYGYDGEDYISLDMNTKTWTASNDKALFTKLKWDLNGVENVYYLENTCIERLQKYVSNGRDTLERKVPPEVSVYQKGSSSAVCHATGFFPKAVMISWQKDGEDLHENVELTETLPNHDGSFQKRSILTVSPEELKNHKYTCVVQHSGLERDVVTPFYPGGGSVGVIVGVVVSVLLLVLIGCVGFFIWRKKKKNDFKPVSADSNTSSAGKSSITISSETLENSKSSNLSRTSSESSTSSDDSVTSRSTLIKKRQKNM, from the exons ATGGTTGAAGTCTGCTTTTCGATGGATCACATTAACAGGATCATGAAAGCCTTATTATCCATCGCGTTTAGTTTTCACCAGGTATCAGCTG CAACTCACACTCTACATTACATCTACACTGCAGTCATTACAGGAAAAAATTCCCCAGAGCTCTCTGCTGTTGGTTTGGTGGATGGAGACCAGTTTATGTATTATGACAGCAACATCAGTAAGTATATTCCAAAGACAGAGTGGATAAAGAAGATTGATGATCATGATTTATACTGGATTAAGCAGAGAACTCATGAGATCTTCCAAGATAATCTGAGAGAGGACTACATCAGCCCTATCAAAG GGGTTCACAGAGTGCAGGTGATGTATGGTTGTGAGCTGGATGATGATGCAACCAAGAGAGGATACATACAGTACGGTTATGATGGAGAAGATTACATCAGTCTGGATATGAACACAAAAACCTGGACTGCATCTAATGATAAAGCTCTTTTTACCAAACTCAAGTGGGATTTAAATGGTGTAGAAAATGTATACTACCTGGAGAACACCTGTATCGAGAGGTTACAGAAGTATGTGTCTAATGGCAGAGACACTCTGGAGAGGAAAG ttcctCCTGAGGTGTCTGTGTATCAGAAGGGCTCTTCTTCAGCAGTGTGTCATGCTACAGGTTTCTTTCCCAAAGCAGTAATGATCTCTTGGCAGAAGGACGGAGAGGACCTGCATGAGAATGTGGAGCTCACAGAGACGTTACCCAACCATGATGGATCCTTCCAGAAGAGAAGCATTCTGACAGTCTCACCTGAGGAGCTGAAGAATCATAAATACACCTGTGTAGTTCAGCACAGTGGACTGGAGAGAGATGTTGTGACACCATTCTATCCAG GTGGAGGGTCAGTTGGTGTCATTGTTGGTGTAGTTGTGTCTGTTCTCCTCCTGGTCCTCATTGGCTGTGTTGGATTCTTCAtctggaggaagaagaagaagaatg ACTTTAAACCTGTTTCAGCAGACTCTAATACAT CCTCTGCGGGAAAGTCATCAATCACCATCTCCTCTGAAACACTGGAAAATTCAAAGA GCTCGAATCTTTCAAGAACTTCCAGTGAAT CCTCCACCAGCTCAGATGACTCTGTCACCAGCAGATCAACGCTGATTAAAAAGA gacagaaaaatatgtaa
- the LOC143510001 gene encoding BOLA class I histocompatibility antigen, alpha chain BL3-7-like isoform X2, with protein MVEVCFSMDHINRIMKALLSIAFSFHQVSAATHTLHYIYTAVITGKNSPELSAVGLVDGDQFMYYDSNISKYIPKTEWIKKIDDHDLYWIKQRTHEIFQDNLREDYISPIKGVHRVQVMYGCELDDDATKRGYIQYGYDGEDYISLDMNTKTWTASNDKALFTKLKWDLNGVENVYYLENTCIERLQKYVSNGRDTLERKVPPEVSVYQKGSSSAVCHATGFFPKAVMISWQKDGEDLHENVELTETLPNHDGSFQKRSILTVSPEELKNHKYTCVVQHSGLERDVVTPFYPGGGSVGVIVGVVVSVLLLVLIGCVGFFIWRKKKKNDFKPVSADSNTSSAGKSSITISSETLENSKSSNLSRTSSESSTSSDDSVTSRSTLIKKNHVSCLILGYLPDSALASRPWTALTTAPTLLLCTCHTSLCSSCGLLYRVIQIKNVLFRIRIPLSVFYTLHHKCKSDLIVVIKILRKSAK; from the exons ATGGTTGAAGTCTGCTTTTCGATGGATCACATTAACAGGATCATGAAAGCCTTATTATCCATCGCGTTTAGTTTTCACCAGGTATCAGCTG CAACTCACACTCTACATTACATCTACACTGCAGTCATTACAGGAAAAAATTCCCCAGAGCTCTCTGCTGTTGGTTTGGTGGATGGAGACCAGTTTATGTATTATGACAGCAACATCAGTAAGTATATTCCAAAGACAGAGTGGATAAAGAAGATTGATGATCATGATTTATACTGGATTAAGCAGAGAACTCATGAGATCTTCCAAGATAATCTGAGAGAGGACTACATCAGCCCTATCAAAG GGGTTCACAGAGTGCAGGTGATGTATGGTTGTGAGCTGGATGATGATGCAACCAAGAGAGGATACATACAGTACGGTTATGATGGAGAAGATTACATCAGTCTGGATATGAACACAAAAACCTGGACTGCATCTAATGATAAAGCTCTTTTTACCAAACTCAAGTGGGATTTAAATGGTGTAGAAAATGTATACTACCTGGAGAACACCTGTATCGAGAGGTTACAGAAGTATGTGTCTAATGGCAGAGACACTCTGGAGAGGAAAG ttcctCCTGAGGTGTCTGTGTATCAGAAGGGCTCTTCTTCAGCAGTGTGTCATGCTACAGGTTTCTTTCCCAAAGCAGTAATGATCTCTTGGCAGAAGGACGGAGAGGACCTGCATGAGAATGTGGAGCTCACAGAGACGTTACCCAACCATGATGGATCCTTCCAGAAGAGAAGCATTCTGACAGTCTCACCTGAGGAGCTGAAGAATCATAAATACACCTGTGTAGTTCAGCACAGTGGACTGGAGAGAGATGTTGTGACACCATTCTATCCAG GTGGAGGGTCAGTTGGTGTCATTGTTGGTGTAGTTGTGTCTGTTCTCCTCCTGGTCCTCATTGGCTGTGTTGGATTCTTCAtctggaggaagaagaagaagaatg ACTTTAAACCTGTTTCAGCAGACTCTAATACAT CCTCTGCGGGAAAGTCATCAATCACCATCTCCTCTGAAACACTGGAAAATTCAAAGA GCTCGAATCTTTCAAGAACTTCCAGTGAAT CCTCCACCAGCTCAGATGACTCTGTCACCAGCAGATCAACGCTGATTAAAAAGA accacgtctcctgcctgatccttggttacctcccggactctgccctcgcctctcgaccctggaccgcactgaccaccgctcccacgctactgctctgcacctgccatacgtcactttgctcatcgtgtggcttgttgtacagagttattcaaataaagaacgtgttattccgcatcaggatccctctcagcgtgttctatacgttacaCCATAAATGTAAATCTGATTTgatagttgttataaagattttaagaaagtctgcaaagtga